One window from the genome of Mauremys mutica isolate MM-2020 ecotype Southern chromosome 4, ASM2049712v1, whole genome shotgun sequence encodes:
- the LOC123368311 gene encoding gastrula zinc finger protein XlCGF57.1-like, which yields MSVTFEDVAVYFSPAEWALLGEEQKQLYRHVMWENYQTLVSLGIKTPKPVMISSIEQGEDLCVQGPTEDEDGDILRATHPDFPDAEETWDWPAIESSLGFFLTHSSSPGAARARNLNRAVGQTPEEGPGNLEPLRPFPGTSGKNHSKKSEQGGQHKRQGRPQRPKKNLTRKEPATSRGHQRRSRPDPKPAKGKAESRESLYTCRVCREEFKVQRDLISHHSMVHKKQELYHCSECGESFRRKKELSAHGKAHRKKRHHPCSECGKIFNQLSLLTAHQRIHTGERPYHCAVCGKRFLYLSAFTIHKRIHSGERPYACTECGKQFMDSSTFRRHQAIHSEKRPHRCNQCGKGFKHTSNLTRHQKIHSGEKPFLCHECGKKFCQREHLIRHQMIHTGEQPHCCAKCGKKFSLLQSLKRHQETHSTERLHSCAECGKIFRHPENLSRHKRVHTGKLHRCTDCGKGFVYIHHFKSHQRIHTGEKPYSCSECGKSFTQSSGLTNHLIIHSGERPYPCTQCGKCFAHSSSLTEHLKIHSGERPYSCIQCGKHFARSSSLTQHQRTHPGEQPYSCAQCGKRFARLSRLTKHQSTHSS from the exons ATGTCAGTGACCTTTGAGGATGTGGCCGTGTATTTCTCCCCAGCGGAGTGGGCACTGCTGGGCGAGGAGCAAAAGCAACTTTACAGACACGTCATGTGGGAAAATTACCAGACTCTGGTCTCATTAG GAATCAAAACGCCCAAGCCAGTGATGATCTCCAGCATAGAGCAAGGGGAAGATCTGTGTGTTCAGGGTCCCACAGAAGATGAAGATGGGGACATCCTGAGAGCCACCCACCCAG ATTTTCCAGATGCAGAAGAGACCTGGGACTGGCCAGCAATTGAAAGCTCCTTGGGCTTCTTCCTCACACACAGCTCTTCCCCTGGAGCAG CAAGGGCAAGGAACCTGAACAGAGCTGTGGGGCAGACTCCTGAGGAAGGGCCTGGTAACCTGGAGCCACTCAGGCCTTTCCCAGGGACATCCGGGAAGAACCATTCCAAGAAATCTGAGCAGGGAGGACAGCACAAGAGGCAGGGGAGGCCACAAAGGCCGAAGAAAAATCTGACCAGGAAGGAGCCAGCAACCTCAAGAGGCCATCAGAGGAGAtccaggccagatccaaagcctgcAAAGGGAAAAGCGGAGTCCAGAGAGAGCTTATATACCTGCCGTGTGTGCAGGGAAGAATTCAAGGTGCAGAGAGACCTGATAAGTCACCACTCGATGGTTCATAAGAAACAGGAACTGTATCACTGTAGCGAGTGTGGGGAGAGTTTTAGGAGAAAGAAGGAGCTCAGCGCACATGGGAAAGCTCACAGAAAgaagagacaccatccctgttcTGAATGTGGGAAGATATTCAACCAGTTATCACTGCTCACTGcccaccagagaatccacactggggagagacCATATCACTGTGCTGTGTGTGGAAAAAGATTCTTATACTTATCAGCTTTTACCATACACAAGAGAATCCactcaggagagagaccctatgccTGCACTGAGTGTGGAAAGCAATTTATGGATTCGTCAACATTTCgtagacatcaggcaatccactcAGAAAAGAGACCCCATCGCTGTAACCAATGTGGGAAAGGCTTCAAACATACATCAAATCTTACTAGGCACCAGAAAATCCACAGCGGAGAGAAACCCTTCTTGTGCCACGAGTGTGGGAAAAAGTTCTGCCAACGAGAACATCTGATCAGACATCAGATGATCCACACTGGGGAGCAGCCCCATTGCTGTGCTAAGTGTGGGAAAAAATTCAGTCTCCTTCAAAGTCTCAAGAGGCACCAGGAAACCCATAGTACAGAGAGACTCCATAGCtgtgctgagtgtgggaaaatatTCCGTCATCCAGAAAATCTCTCTAGACACAAGAGAGTCCACACTGGGAAACTCCATCGCTGCACTGACTGTGGAAAAGGCTTTGTCTATATACATCATTTCAagagccatcagagaatccacactggagagaaaccctatagctgctctgagtgtgggaaaagtttcacccAATCGTCAGGCCTCACCAACCACCTGATAATCCATTCAGGAGAGCGACCCTATCCCTGCACTCAGTGTGGGAAGTGCTTTGCTCACTCGTCATCTCTTACTGAACATCTGAAAATCCATTCAGGAGAGCGACCATATTCCTGCATTCAGTGTGGGAAGCACTTTGCTCGCTCATCATCTCTTACTCAGCATCAGAGAACCCACCCAGGAGAGCAACCATATTCCTGCGCTCAGTGTGGGAAGCGCTTTGCTCGCTTATCACGTCTTACTAAACACCAGAGCACCCACTCTTCTTGA